The following proteins come from a genomic window of Dreissena polymorpha isolate Duluth1 chromosome 1, UMN_Dpol_1.0, whole genome shotgun sequence:
- the LOC127864765 gene encoding G1/S-specific cyclin-D2-like, protein MGDVDLMCTEAECPRRAYEDPVLLNDNRVLQNLLALEDRYHPNQNYFRCVQTDIKPYMRQMVGQWMLEVCDEQACEEEVFPLSMNYLDRFLSVCDISRTRLQLLGACSMFVASKLKDTSPISAERLVIYTDHSISYTMLTDMESLLLSKLKWDLSAVTPHDFLEQILSRLSMDKCHRDVIKKHAQTFIALCATDCKFMMYPPSMIAAGSVGAAIHGLSNDPQLDVKLLRKLHEITGIEMDCLRGCQEQIEQTLAVNLSNMSETVETSSSKMDHTPSAHQQHTSHNEHLKEQPTTPTDVQDIIFR, encoded by the exons ATGGGAGACGTGGATTTGATGTGCACAGAAGCGGAATGTCCACGAAGAGCTTATGAGGACCCTGTACTTCTTAACGACAATCGAGTATTACAGAATTTATTAGCGCTCGAAGACAGATACCAcccaaatcaaaattattttagaTGTGTTCAAACAGACATTAAACCATACATGCGACAAATGGTCGGACAGTGGATGTTAGAG GTTTGCGACGAACAAGCATGCGAAGAGGAGGTGTTTCCTTTATCAATGAACTACTTGGACAGGTTTTTATCAGTGTGTGATATTTCACGGACTAGACTTCAATTATTGGGAGCGTGCAGTATGTTTGTGGCATCCAAATTAAAAGACACTTCGCCAATTTCAGCAGAACGACTTGTGATATACACGGATCATTCaatatcatatacaatgttgacg GACATGGAGTCATTATTATTGAGTAAATTGAAGTGGGACTTATCAGCAGTGACCCCTCATGATTTTTTAGAACAAATTCTTAGCAGACTCTCAATGGACAAGTGCCACCGTGACGTAATTAAAAAACATGCTCAGACCTTCATCGCCTTATGTGCAACAG aTTGCAAGTTCATGATGTATCCACCATCGATGATAGCAGCTGGCAGTGTAGGGGCCGCCATTCATGGACTGAGCAATGATCCGCAACTAGATGTTAAATTATTACGAAAACTTCATGAGATTACGGGCATTGAAATG GACTGCTTAAGAGGGTGCCAAGAACAAATTGAACAGACTCTTGCAGTGAATTTGTCAAATATGAGTGAAACTGTAGAAACGAGTTCCAGTAAAATGGATCACACCCCATCGGCACATCAACAACATACATCCCACAATGAACATTTAAAAGAACAGCCCACAACACCCACAGATGTTCAAGATATTATCTTCCGATAG